A genomic window from Thermoanaerobaculia bacterium includes:
- a CDS encoding type II toxin-antitoxin system prevent-host-death family antitoxin: protein MVTVNIHEAKTQLSKLLEQVVQGETLVIARAGKPLVKVTALRAPSTPRRLGLLAGEIAVPDDFDRMGEAEIAVLLGVEV from the coding sequence ATGGTCACGGTCAACATCCACGAGGCGAAGACCCAACTATCGAAGCTGCTCGAGCAGGTGGTTCAGGGAGAGACGCTCGTCATCGCTCGCGCGGGCAAGCCTCTCGTCAAGGTCACGGCTCTTCGTGCGCCCTCGACGCCGCGTCGTCTGGGACTCCTCGCCGGAGAGATTGCCGTGCCCGACGACTTCGATCGCATGGGAGAGGCGGAGATCGCGGTGCTCCTCGGAGTCGAAGTGTGA
- a CDS encoding type II toxin-antitoxin system VapC family toxin, translating to MKLLLDTHLLLWAAGQPERLSAKAKKLLSDPANELLFSAASLWEIAIKNTLGRPDFRVDPRILRRGLLDNGYLELPVTGQHAVGIDGLAPLHKDPFDRQLLSQALVEGVTLLTSDEELARYDGPVRKV from the coding sequence GTGAAGCTGCTGCTCGACACCCACCTGCTGCTCTGGGCCGCCGGGCAACCGGAACGCCTCTCCGCGAAGGCGAAGAAGCTCCTCTCGGATCCCGCCAACGAGCTGCTCTTCAGTGCCGCCAGCCTGTGGGAGATCGCGATCAAGAACACTCTCGGGCGCCCCGACTTCCGGGTCGACCCCAGAATCCTCCGCCGCGGGCTGCTCGACAACGGCTACCTCGAGCTACCGGTGACGGGTCAGCACGCTGTCGGTATCGACGGCCTCGCGCCGCTGCACAAGGACCCGTTCGACCGCCAGCTCCTCTCGCAAGCGCTCGTCGAGGGGGTGACCTTGCTCACTAGCGACGAGGAGCTGGCTCGCTACGACGGACCGGTGCGCAAGGTCTGA